In Primulina eburnea isolate SZY01 chromosome 3, ASM2296580v1, whole genome shotgun sequence, one DNA window encodes the following:
- the LOC140826579 gene encoding uncharacterized protein At1g01500-like: MDYKDDKLALAIYKPLSFTGGCLEIRLFYVRVAPCSVDSLPDRLTLRHLRRELGVFLEINGSRVRSSDAVSISLRRDRVDKDASEVTYVSTDSVKISGPAEFEVCEEEDLILCGSLQRADVASWTNGSGWSMDCYVATSIANGRSAFLQPRIGVSSPSIEVYIAGCCSGVPEILTKTILVSPRRKVLRQGMLDAIPEEDETGKEQSGLSNGFVRQRKLQLMESDAHDYESDGKVGDSYYSEDMYLGEDGQLSWFNAGVRVGVGIGLGMCVGVGIGVGLLMRSYQATTRSFRRRFF, translated from the exons ATGGATTATAAGGATGATAAATTAGCTCTAGCTATATACAAACCCCTGAGCTTCACGGGGGGCTGCTTGGAAATCCGTTTATTCTACGTCCGTGTTGCACCTTGTTCGGTGGACAGCCTCCCTGATCGACTCACGCTTCGCCACCTCCGCCGAGAGCTTGGGGTTTTCTTAGAGATCAACGGTTCCCGTGTTCGGTCGTCTGATGCCGTCTCTATCTCCCTTCGTCGCGATCGTGTCGACAAGGACGCATCAGAGGTAACTTATGTCAGCACCGACAGCGTTAAAATATCGGGTCCTGCGGAATTTGAGGTCTGTGAAGAGGAGGATTTGATTCTCTGTGGCTCGTTGCAGAGAGCCGATGTTGCTTCCTGGACCAATGGGTCTGGGTGGAGCATGGATTGTTATGTAGCAACCTCAATTGCGAATGGTCGGTCTGCCTTTTTGCAGCCGAGGATTGGTGTTTCCTCCCCATCTATCGAGGTTTACATAGCGGGATGCTGCTCAGGAGTGCCGGAAATTTTGACAAAAACCATCTTGGTCAGTCCAAGAAGGAAGGTATTGAGGCAAGGGATGCTCGATGCTATTCCTGAGGAAGATGAGACAGGAAAGGAACAAAGCGGTTTGAGCAATGGTTTTGTTCGGCAAAGGAAATTGCAG TTAATGGAATCAGATGCACACGACTACGAGTCTGATGGGAAAGTTGGAGATAGCTACTACTCGGAAGACATGTACCTTGGTGAAGATGGCCAACTTTCTTGGTTCAATGCTGGTGTAAGAGTTGGTGTGGGGATAGGGCTTGGGATGTGCGTTGGAGTTGGAATTGGTGTTGGTTTGCTGATGCGTTCATATCAAGCCACAACTAGGAGTTTCAGGAGAAGGTTTTTCTAG
- the LOC140826581 gene encoding uncharacterized protein, whose translation MSGTEEVKERTDADKSMPSPKQEEEAVKKKYGGIIPKKPPLISKDHERAYFDSADWALNKQGADKPKGPLEALRPKLQPTQQQTRYRKSPYAPSEGEDGNTASSDDAPTNE comes from the exons ATGTCGGGCACTGAGGAAGTCAAAGAACGAACAGATGCTGACAAGTCCATGCCATCACCAAAGCAAGAG GAGGAAGCTGTTAAGAAGAAATATGGTGGAATTATCCCCAAGAAACCACCACTAATTTCAAAG GATCATGAAAGAGCCTATTTTGACTCTGCTGACTGGGCTTTGAACAAG CAAGGTGCAGACAAGCCCAAAGGACCACTAGAAGCACTTCGGCCTAAGTTACAG CCAACACAACAGCAAACCCGATATCGTAAATCTCCTTATGCTCCATCAGAAGGTGAAG ATGGTAATACTGCTTCATCAGATGATGCGCCTACAAACGAATGA